The following coding sequences lie in one Treponema sp. OMZ 790 genomic window:
- the mutL gene encoding DNA mismatch repair endonuclease MutL, which produces MREYKPVKLLSKETASKIAAGEVIERPASVVRELLDNSIDAGASQIIVEIEEGGISTIRVSDDGCGMTREDLELCTQTHSTSKIDQAEDLLHLRSLGFRGEALSSVQAVSALEITSTREGPAAWKLSLGKISPARLNKGTTVEVKNLFENFPARKKFLKRPQYEASQCRQTFVEKALPHYNIEMRYIADGINKLILPSHSSIKERCLAAMSFKEPEELFYEINQEGDGFSFTAVLGSPAVVRSDKRNIYIFVNGRRINEYGLVQAACYASEGYFPNGGFPAAFVFLNVEPERVDFNIHPAKREAKFEDYKEIHHSLSSTISSFYRQKTVSDLLKESYEPEYTPDLGFEKKEFEAAELNQNYSSGLKETYWPGRTSAYWPASPIRQIETSAAAHGVQAAPQDLPKPDFKFLGQFCGTFIAVEKNNALYIIDRHAAHERILFEDLNASLGPSQELLIPYRIETESDKDDEIIRLNLPELQKAGFKINEEKKGLWIIRAVPIRWHGTEKDLKEDLAGAGKDPSGLMHHILASSACRAACKDGDIIDPVSAYNIAVKTFTLPEPLCPHGRPLYFIIDRTELFKRIKRT; this is translated from the coding sequence ATGAGAGAATACAAGCCCGTTAAGCTCTTATCAAAAGAAACCGCAAGCAAAATAGCAGCCGGAGAAGTTATCGAAAGGCCGGCCTCTGTTGTGCGGGAACTATTGGATAACTCGATAGATGCGGGAGCCTCTCAAATTATAGTAGAAATTGAAGAAGGCGGAATAAGTACAATCAGGGTAAGCGATGACGGCTGCGGTATGACAAGGGAAGACTTGGAACTTTGCACTCAAACCCATTCTACAAGCAAGATTGACCAAGCTGAAGACCTTCTCCACTTACGCAGCCTAGGCTTTAGGGGTGAAGCCCTTTCTTCGGTGCAGGCGGTAAGTGCCCTCGAAATTACCTCAACCAGAGAAGGCCCTGCCGCTTGGAAACTTTCCTTAGGAAAGATTTCTCCGGCACGCTTAAACAAGGGCACAACAGTCGAAGTTAAAAACCTTTTTGAAAACTTCCCTGCACGCAAAAAATTTTTAAAACGCCCCCAATACGAGGCGTCCCAATGCCGGCAAACCTTTGTCGAAAAGGCCCTCCCCCACTACAATATTGAAATGCGCTATATAGCTGACGGAATAAATAAGCTCATCCTTCCTTCTCATTCTTCTATAAAAGAACGGTGTCTTGCCGCCATGAGCTTTAAAGAACCTGAGGAGCTTTTTTACGAAATAAACCAAGAAGGCGACGGATTTTCCTTTACCGCCGTTTTAGGAAGCCCCGCAGTAGTCCGCTCCGACAAGCGGAATATCTACATCTTTGTAAACGGAAGGCGGATAAACGAGTACGGTCTTGTACAAGCCGCTTGCTACGCCTCGGAAGGTTATTTTCCCAACGGAGGTTTCCCGGCGGCCTTTGTCTTTTTAAATGTAGAACCCGAAAGAGTCGACTTCAATATCCATCCTGCAAAAAGGGAAGCCAAATTCGAAGACTATAAAGAAATTCATCACAGTTTAAGCTCAACCATCAGTTCTTTTTACAGGCAAAAAACGGTATCGGATCTTTTAAAGGAAAGCTATGAACCTGAATACACACCCGATTTAGGTTTTGAAAAAAAAGAATTTGAAGCCGCCGAGTTAAACCAAAACTATAGCTCCGGCTTGAAAGAAACCTATTGGCCGGGACGTACATCTGCCTATTGGCCCGCCTCTCCGATAAGGCAGATTGAAACCTCGGCTGCAGCTCATGGAGTGCAGGCGGCGCCTCAAGATCTCCCAAAACCGGATTTTAAATTTTTAGGTCAATTTTGCGGAACCTTTATAGCTGTCGAAAAAAACAATGCCCTCTATATAATAGACCGGCACGCCGCCCACGAGCGAATCCTTTTTGAAGACTTAAACGCAAGTCTAGGCCCCTCGCAGGAGCTTTTAATTCCGTACCGCATCGAAACGGAATCGGACAAAGACGATGAAATAATAAGATTAAACCTCCCTGAACTTCAAAAAGCAGGCTTTAAGATAAATGAAGAAAAAAAAGGCCTTTGGATTATACGGGCCGTTCCCATAAGATGGCACGGCACCGAAAAAGACTTAAAAGAAGACCTTGCAGGAGCAGGAAAGGATCCGTCAGGGCTAATGCACCACATCCTTGCAAGCTCAGCCTGCCGCGCAGCCTGTAAAGACGGCGACATAATTGATCCCGTCTCTGCATACAACATCGCAGTAAAAACCTTCACCCTCCCCGAACCCCTTTGCCCCCACGGCCGCCCTCTCTACTTTATAATCGACCGCACAGAACTTTTTAAACGCATAAAGCGGACATAA
- a CDS encoding ferrous iron transport protein A, whose protein sequence is MTLDELEQGKKGIIEDLEISGMTLQRLISLGFTPGAEVSVVRKAPLLDPFDISICGSLVAVRKDEAKKIIVKEV, encoded by the coding sequence ATGACTCTTGATGAATTGGAACAGGGGAAAAAAGGAATTATAGAAGACCTTGAAATAAGCGGTATGACCTTGCAAAGGCTTATAAGTCTGGGTTTTACTCCGGGGGCCGAAGTTTCTGTTGTAAGAAAGGCCCCGCTTTTAGATCCTTTTGACATTTCCATATGCGGCTCTCTTGTAGCAGTCCGCAAGGATGAGGCTAAAAAAATAATTGTAAAAGAAGTTTAG
- a CDS encoding ABC transporter ATP-binding protein, translating into MLKNFIKCICTVFKYGAFPAVVLFFLSVFTGLTLPFTVLYTQKLIDSIILFLENSIVLSSVLWNAALLALIILFMNHVNFISNIAFIYLEKKLTYNLSEAVLTKMLKIDFACFEDPALHDALKEIRNRPAKKVINLFKECRAFLCDSIKLFGMIFIFAKVSRWLSLGFFVFLVLDFINEYIATKKIQAIYASQVFDERELEDLSSLLSNKEALPELKIFSAVPFIVKKFKDKYKVLLKERISITLKSYRYMGIASVIMIAWFSFLIFVLIRLVIRGGVSAGMFTGFITSLTEIYYLLALMSQSFWGLIDDNKSIDFLYTFMNLPHDIHYKEICGKEKTLEKEILKQKNFDKKNAIIFENVSFSYPNSEKEVLKNISFRIEPGSHIALVGRNGSGKTSLIKLITGLYKPSSGSIFIGTKNIKSLSRAELHRNFSVVFQDYASYQMSLRENAALGCIEFLNDDEHLKKSLALVSDDPVFDDLDKHLGKLEESGVELSGGQRQKLAIARACAAKSDFIIFDEPTASLDPSAEREMYQNLQKIIDSSNQGRGCIFISHRLASAKMADLIFVLDEGKIIEKGSHDELIQQGGLYSKMYKEQASWYQEV; encoded by the coding sequence ATGTTAAAGAATTTTATTAAGTGCATCTGCACTGTTTTTAAATACGGAGCCTTTCCGGCTGTAGTTTTATTTTTTCTTTCGGTTTTTACGGGCCTTACCCTTCCTTTTACGGTTTTATATACTCAAAAGCTAATAGATTCTATAATCTTATTTTTAGAAAATTCTATTGTTCTATCTTCCGTTTTATGGAATGCCGCTCTTTTAGCCCTCATAATTCTTTTTATGAATCATGTGAATTTTATAAGCAATATAGCCTTTATCTATCTTGAAAAAAAATTGACTTATAATTTATCGGAAGCTGTTTTGACCAAGATGCTGAAGATAGACTTTGCATGTTTTGAGGATCCTGCCTTGCACGATGCCCTAAAGGAAATAAGGAACCGGCCTGCAAAAAAGGTTATAAATCTTTTTAAGGAATGCAGGGCATTCCTTTGCGACAGTATAAAACTTTTCGGAATGATTTTTATCTTTGCAAAGGTTTCTCGTTGGCTTAGTTTGGGCTTTTTTGTCTTTTTGGTTTTGGATTTTATAAACGAATATATTGCAACAAAAAAAATCCAAGCCATCTATGCTTCTCAAGTTTTTGATGAAAGAGAGCTTGAAGATTTAAGCTCTCTCCTTTCAAACAAGGAGGCCCTGCCCGAATTAAAAATATTTTCTGCAGTTCCGTTTATCGTAAAGAAGTTTAAGGATAAGTATAAGGTTTTGTTAAAAGAAAGAATATCGATTACCTTAAAATCTTATCGCTACATGGGTATTGCTTCCGTAATAATGATAGCATGGTTTTCTTTTTTAATTTTTGTTTTGATTAGGCTGGTTATAAGAGGCGGGGTATCGGCCGGAATGTTTACGGGGTTTATTACTTCGCTAACGGAAATTTATTATTTACTCGCACTTATGTCTCAAAGTTTTTGGGGCTTAATCGACGATAATAAGAGCATAGACTTTTTATACACCTTTATGAATCTTCCCCATGATATTCATTATAAAGAGATATGCGGTAAGGAAAAAACTTTAGAGAAAGAAATTTTAAAGCAAAAGAATTTTGATAAAAAAAATGCAATTATTTTTGAAAATGTTTCTTTTTCTTATCCTAATTCGGAAAAGGAAGTTTTAAAAAATATTTCGTTTAGGATTGAGCCGGGGTCTCATATCGCCTTGGTGGGAAGAAACGGCAGCGGAAAAACAAGTTTGATTAAACTGATAACCGGGCTTTATAAACCCTCAAGCGGAAGTATCTTTATAGGTACAAAAAACATAAAGTCCCTTTCCCGTGCAGAACTTCATCGGAATTTTAGTGTTGTGTTTCAAGACTATGCAAGTTATCAGATGAGCTTGCGCGAAAATGCCGCTCTGGGGTGTATCGAATTTTTAAACGATGATGAACACTTAAAAAAATCCCTTGCCCTTGTTTCCGATGATCCTGTCTTTGATGATTTGGATAAACATCTCGGAAAACTGGAAGAATCCGGAGTTGAGCTTTCGGGAGGACAAAGACAAAAACTTGCAATTGCAAGAGCTTGTGCCGCGAAAAGCGATTTTATAATCTTTGATGAGCCTACGGCTTCGTTGGATCCTTCTGCCGAAAGGGAGATGTATCAAAATTTGCAAAAAATTATAGACTCTTCCAATCAGGGGCGGGGTTGTATTTTTATTTCGCACCGTCTTGCAAGTGCAAAAATGGCAGATCTTATTTTTGTGCTCGACGAAGGAAAAATAATCGAAAAAGGCTCCCATGATGAACTTATTCAACAGGGCGGACTTTATTCTAAGATGTACAAGGAGCAGGCTTCTTGGTATCAGGAGGTTTGA
- a CDS encoding ABC transporter ATP-binding protein gives MKNNYLYRSFKFTFGVSPLSHILVLIEEIWQALFHSIAAFLLSGFIDTVIAYSQKQVEVKVLYFYALSFASLYILQELWALVYNGAMNIGIYEKPNNYANLLIAEKASRLRLIEFEDANILNMYKYAKDNIENEYVPYLVMRMIYILCRFIEIASLTFVITKFDWQLFFVAAVSVIPYFITRLIRGKEMYKYKSIQIPEERKLDYLWSLFTDKSAGKELRISKSDEYIKEKWLQKNKEVFDPFWKLKKKDAFSVLFCDMLSSIGYGIAVFACLYLALNRIISIGMLGAAIGSFTMIQFCMRNLLEALGSISMYAAHTKHFFDFLDLPEEANMEKSDDEFKKSAAESKDSAYSLKNCIELKNCIELKNVSFSYPNNDKTALDYISLSIKKGETLALIGENGSGKTTLSKIILGLYDAGAGEVLWDGVNINSIDKSSLYKNISLTLQRPVQYNFSLRENVAISNLTRINEDVKIIGALKENDADYLLEKMGGLDGRLGRIFNGTELSGGEWQRLALSRCRFKEADFLILDEPTSALDPIEESLVLKRFISLIKNKTAVIISHRAGLCRLVDRVALMKEGRLLALGTHDELFSSCDEYRRLYSAQADLYRD, from the coding sequence ATGAAAAATAATTATCTATACCGTTCTTTTAAATTTACATTCGGGGTTAGTCCTCTTTCTCATATTTTAGTTTTAATTGAAGAGATTTGGCAGGCCTTGTTTCATTCTATAGCTGCTTTTCTTTTAAGCGGTTTTATCGATACAGTCATAGCTTATTCTCAAAAACAAGTTGAGGTCAAAGTTCTTTATTTTTATGCTCTGAGTTTTGCTTCTCTTTACATCTTACAGGAATTATGGGCTCTTGTGTATAACGGTGCAATGAATATCGGAATATATGAAAAGCCGAATAATTATGCCAATCTTTTGATTGCCGAAAAGGCTTCACGATTGCGCCTAATCGAATTTGAAGATGCGAATATTTTAAACATGTATAAGTATGCCAAGGATAATATCGAAAACGAATATGTTCCTTATCTTGTAATGCGTATGATTTATATTTTGTGCCGATTTATCGAAATAGCTTCATTGACTTTTGTAATCACCAAATTCGATTGGCAGCTTTTCTTTGTTGCTGCCGTTTCGGTTATTCCGTATTTTATTACCCGCCTTATTCGGGGAAAAGAAATGTATAAATATAAATCGATCCAAATTCCTGAAGAAAGAAAATTGGATTATCTTTGGTCTCTTTTTACCGATAAGAGTGCAGGGAAGGAGTTGCGCATTTCAAAATCCGATGAGTATATAAAAGAAAAATGGCTTCAAAAGAATAAGGAAGTTTTTGATCCCTTTTGGAAGTTAAAGAAAAAAGATGCTTTTTCGGTTTTGTTTTGCGACATGCTTTCTTCTATAGGATACGGGATTGCAGTTTTTGCCTGCCTCTATCTTGCCTTAAATAGAATTATCAGTATCGGAATGCTCGGAGCTGCAATAGGATCTTTTACAATGATTCAGTTTTGTATGCGGAATCTTTTGGAAGCCTTAGGCTCGATTTCAATGTATGCCGCTCACACAAAACACTTTTTCGATTTTTTGGATTTACCCGAAGAAGCTAATATGGAAAAGTCTGACGATGAATTTAAAAAATCAGCCGCCGAATCCAAGGATTCGGCTTACAGTTTAAAAAATTGTATCGAATTAAAAAACTGCATTGAATTGAAAAATGTTTCTTTTTCATATCCGAACAACGATAAAACAGCCCTTGATTATATAAGTCTTTCTATTAAAAAAGGTGAAACGCTGGCTCTTATAGGCGAAAACGGTTCGGGAAAAACCACTCTTTCTAAAATTATTTTAGGGCTGTATGATGCCGGTGCAGGGGAAGTGCTGTGGGACGGCGTCAATATAAATTCGATCGATAAGAGCTCTCTTTATAAAAATATTTCTCTCACCCTTCAAAGACCCGTTCAATATAATTTTAGTTTAAGAGAAAATGTCGCAATTTCCAATTTGACAAGGATAAACGAAGATGTAAAAATTATAGGGGCTTTAAAAGAAAACGATGCCGATTATCTTTTAGAAAAAATGGGAGGCCTTGACGGAAGACTTGGGCGTATTTTTAATGGTACTGAACTTTCGGGCGGAGAATGGCAGCGTCTTGCCCTAAGCCGCTGCCGTTTTAAAGAGGCTGATTTTTTAATCCTGGATGAGCCGACTTCGGCTCTTGATCCTATCGAAGAAAGCCTTGTGTTAAAACGATTTATAAGCCTTATAAAAAACAAAACTGCCGTAATCATTTCGCATAGGGCGGGATTGTGCAGGCTTGTAGACAGGGTAGCTCTTATGAAGGAGGGGAGGCTCCTAGCCCTCGGTACTCACGATGAGCTTTTTTCTTCTTGTGATGAATATAGAAGGCTTTATTCCGCTCAAGCCGATTTGTACAGGGATTAG
- a CDS encoding FeoA family protein, with the protein MLFTTFYERKLKLVPLIILKEGDKASVLKFDGTGAEFSRLRSLGIDINTEITVVTSQADKKGPILLLVNGSKYAVDYNLASKILVRL; encoded by the coding sequence ATCCTTTTCACAACATTTTATGAGAGGAAGCTTAAATTGGTACCCTTGATTATATTAAAGGAAGGCGATAAGGCCTCCGTGCTTAAATTTGACGGAACGGGGGCGGAATTTTCCCGTCTTCGCAGTCTTGGAATAGATATAAATACGGAAATAACCGTTGTTACTTCTCAGGCCGATAAAAAGGGGCCTATTTTACTTTTGGTAAACGGTTCAAAATATGCGGTAGACTATAATCTTGCCTCTAAAATTTTGGTGCGGTTATAG
- the xseB gene encoding exodeoxyribonuclease VII small subunit, producing the protein MKKFEERLERLEKISDDIRSADIPLEKALSLFEEGIKLAKGLEKDIDKMEGKIQILVNQPILPEEEPELDLFAGAGED; encoded by the coding sequence ATGAAAAAATTTGAAGAAAGACTTGAAAGGCTTGAAAAAATAAGTGACGATATACGCTCTGCCGATATTCCTTTGGAAAAAGCTCTATCCCTTTTTGAAGAAGGCATAAAACTTGCCAAGGGGCTTGAAAAGGATATCGACAAAATGGAAGGAAAAATTCAAATATTAGTAAATCAGCCCATCCTGCCCGAAGAAGAACCTGAACTTGATCTGTTCGCAGGAGCCGGTGAAGATTAA